Genomic segment of Coffea arabica cultivar ET-39 chromosome 1e, Coffea Arabica ET-39 HiFi, whole genome shotgun sequence:
GCTTGTTACTAAACAACTGACCAAGAAGATACGTGTTACCGTCAATGCTTAAGAAtgtgaaaaactgatttccttcaaaaatttcagTAGCCTGGGTGTTTCTGGACATTCCTTAATTCTAGAGGGAATGAGAACTTACTCTTATACTGCTCTCTCTCAACGATTCAAGGGATTCAGCAAGCTCGACTTGTTTTGATGCCGTTGCCAGCAATGCCTACAATGCAAGAATTTCCCTGATCAACAATCAGTTCTAATACAAGAACAATCAAATTACAAGTTTCATAGTTGGAACAGCTCATGTTTCCAGTACTGAGACTAAAGCTGCAATCTTACTTTCTTCGTCTTTTGTAAGTCATACTCTATGGACTTGATGCGATTCATGGACTCGAGTAGTATATCTTCCTTCTCTGGAGGAATTTTTGTAGGTTTATTCAACAGTTCATTCACCACAGATTCTAGATGCTGCAACCTCTGCCAGCATGGATCAAGGTCATCATTTTTCACCTGCAAAAGTCGTTCTCCCTGAGACATTTGAATTCCCAGCTCCGGTCTGTGCTGGTTCTCCAATGAGTTCTCCCCATTATTCATCTTGAATAATCTACTCAAAGCAGGAATTAACATATATATCCATGCAAGTAACTTGAACATGATATCCATCACCACATCTACAAAAGATTTCTGATGCAGTCTTCTTTCCACAGTACCATTAGTTGAATTTCCTGAAAGAGCCAGAAAGAACAACAAAAAAGGAACAATCAACTAAAAAGACACAACTTGTCCCTGAGAGTAAAGAAAATAACTTAAGAAGTAGCAATTCCTGAAAAAGCCCAGTTAATCTAATGAAGTTCCCATGACCAAAAGTTTGTGCAGGTCCTTGATTTGAAGGCAGCATACAGGTCTTACATTCAAACTTCTTGTATAGTGTTACACTCCAAGCACCCACCCAAAGACAAGTTGAAAGACCCATGAAACTTCCATATCATAGAAAACTAAACCAACTGAATGTTATGCAAGCCCAATTCATATCCAATTATGAGAAAAAGATAACTCTACTCATATGGTGAAAGACAAAAGAAAATCATCGATGGGGGAGTAGCATTACAGCTACTTACGTGAATGAATATAATTTTCAGCTCTAGAGTCACAGCCATCTTGTTCAACCATGCTGCAGACAGGAGCAAGTCTCTTTGTTGTCTTCTGTAATCAATACACCCAGCAAGCATGAAATCAAAGATCAGAGAGACACTAGTCACTGTATAACATTGAACACAAGAATAAACCACATGGAAGCACATTAACCATTCAGTTGGCAATAAGAAAGCACTCCTATCAAGTAACTTCATATGAATATTGAAACATGTGGGAATTCAATTTGAagattagttatactaaatagTAGGTTTTATTTAGGACTTATGTtcaaccccccccccctcccaaaaaaaaatgagagagagagagagaagtcaAGCTTGTAAAAGTTAGTTGTATTAGTGGCATATGAGGTCTAGCAAACAAAGCACAAATAAAAGCCAACTGTAGACTTGCCACGTTAACTATCACAGTACGTTGAATTTTTAATTATTCCATTCAGCATTAGTTAAAACCATATTGGTGCTTCAGACTTCGTGCGACTAATAACTAAATGCATATAGGCTGCAAAAAAATTGTTTCTTCCTTGTACATGTGTAGATATATAATAAGACTTAAAAAAATCTAAAGCAGCAGCAGAAAAAGCCTACTTTATTAGAGGGTGGCACTGATTGTATGATGCGAGAAGAAGAAGATCCAACATTTAATCCAGTCTTGGCAGAGTCAATTTCGCTGCTTAGAACCTGCAAAAAGATGCAAAATTTTACCCAAAAACATGAAATGTAGCTGGCCAAGATTGGCGATACACTACATGAATGTACAAACTCTTACCTTACTAGGAATCGGCTTGATTTCAATATCATCACAATCAGAAAGGCCAGTAGATTTCCATAGATAAGTAGCTTCTTTTGCATGTAAAGCAAATACCAGCTGCAAGAAAGAGATGGCTCACAGTTTGTGACAGAGGCATACTGGTATTTCAAAAAAGAGTACCACAAGTATCTAAACAGtaaggaaagaacaagccaaCCTTCATTAGTTCTGGATCATTCCAGGGTCCCCTGTCAGATCTAAGGCAACCGCCTTCATTCACACAGGAGCAGGCTCCCCCCAGAAAATCTGGCAATTGACTGTCCAAGAAATGAGTTCAGTATGAAAATCATCCACGTGCTGCTATTTAGAAGTTGCGCTATCATTATCACTAAATCACCTGGCATCTATAACTTCCAACAACCTACTCTGGAATTTGTTGCCTAATACCTGCCTCATCAGAAAAACATAATTAATAAGCAATCACTAAACCTCCAAAATCTTGAAATGAACACTGAAAGCAccttacatgtatttttgaaGTTGTCCTTGGGTCAAGAAAGCTTTTCACCGTGTTCCACAGCAATTTAAATCCACTACCAGCATTAACAATGAACATTTGGTGTAATGTCTGCACATGATaatgtaaacatcataaaatgATCGGTCATTGACATGAAGAGGGAAATAAGttatttctttttactttttaagaaagaaaatctcttaaaacCATTCTAGGAATTTGGGCACCTCAGGGTAGTTGTCACCATCTATTTTCTGTATGCGCATCACTAAATCATGTGCAATCTTGCCAAAACTCATCCAGTTCTAcaatatttgaaaaagaaaaagagataagTCTACACAACTACAATTAATAGCCCACGTAATGAACTTTAATATATGAGGAACCACATGCATTAAAGTGGTAGGCCAAGCACAAACCAGTCCATGCACATCCAGTATTGTTGTTGTAGAATCAATATGTCTCCTGGCTGAAATTGAACATGCTGGAAACTTCTCAGCGAAGATTCTTTCAAACCCTTGGATGTGATACTTTAAGAATCTGTCAGTCGTGGTGACACCCATAAGTTTACTGGGCTCAACTTTACCTAGTCTTTCAATATAGACAGGTCGTCCTTGTTTGTCTACACCATGGTAACCATGAGGATAATATCGCTGAACATCTTCATATTCATTATATACAAAGTCCtatatgtgaaaatttttgtcaAAGCTCAGTGAGAATGGGAAAGACACATAacttaaaatatacaaataataTTCAGAAAGACAAATTAAAGATGATGAAAAGAACTTAACTAGGGAGGTTGAAACACGAGAACTTTATAAATTTTGCAACACGAGTGCACAAAATAATCCATTTAATGAACAACGTCACAAAAACAGCTATATGCTGCAGATAACCACCCCCgagaaaacttgaaaaagaaaaaaaggggaaaaaaaggaatCCAACAATAAGGATAATCCTTTCAACTTCAGAAATTAAGGATCAGTGATAGGAAGCAGAGGTAGTGATTCAACCAGAAACATGAGCAAGCAAAATGGTTGGACACTTGAAGAAGCAGGAAGATCTGGAATCTTAGGCAGTCCAAGGAAGAATTTAATCATGCTTTACAAATTTCAAAAGATAGATTTTGGCAAACTCGCATCAAGATTGCATGCGTCAAT
This window contains:
- the LOC140013271 gene encoding phosphatidylinositol/phosphatidylcholine transfer protein SFH9-like isoform X1 is translated as MPEIVLAREDDRAKRFDFETSEDEKRMTRIRSLKKKASKITHTLRKRTKRVAHCRFASITTEDFRDEKEEEAVNIFRQTLVDRDLLPACHDDYHTMLRFLRARKFDVDKTVQMWLDMLNWRKENGVDTIIKDFVYNEYEDVQRYYPHGYHGVDKQGRPVYIERLGKVEPSKLMGVTTTDRFLKYHIQGFERIFAEKFPACSISARRHIDSTTTILDVHGLNWMSFGKIAHDLVMRIQKIDGDNYPETLHQMFIVNAGSGFKLLWNTVKSFLDPRTTSKIHVLGNKFQSRLLEVIDASQLPDFLGGACSCVNEGGCLRSDRGPWNDPELMKLVFALHAKEATYLWKSTGLSDCDDIEIKPIPSKVLSSEIDSAKTGLNVGSSSSRIIQSVPPSNKKTTKRLAPVCSMVEQDGCDSRAENYIHSRNSTNGTVERRLHQKSFVDVVMDIMFKLLAWIYMLIPALSRLFKMNNGENSLENQHRPELGIQMSQGERLLQVKNDDLDPCWQRLQHLESVVNELLNKPTKIPPEKEDILLESMNRIKSIEYDLQKTKKALLATASKQVELAESLESLRESSIRATSSCWLRSSKSLSRGTTTPLT
- the LOC140013271 gene encoding phosphatidylinositol/phosphatidylcholine transfer protein SFH9-like isoform X3, whose amino-acid sequence is MTRIRSLKKKASKITHTLRKRTKRVAHCRFASITTEDFRDEKEEEAVNIFRQTLVDRDLLPACHDDYHTMLRFLRARKFDVDKTVQMWLDMLNWRKENGVDTIIKDFVYNEYEDVQRYYPHGYHGVDKQGRPVYIERLGKVEPSKLMGVTTTDRFLKYHIQGFERIFAEKFPACSISARRHIDSTTTILDVHGLNWMSFGKIAHDLVMRIQKIDGDNYPETLHQMFIVNAGSGFKLLWNTVKSFLDPRTTSKIHVLGNKFQSRLLEVIDASQLPDFLGGACSCVNEGGCLRSDRGPWNDPELMKLVFALHAKEATYLWKSTGLSDCDDIEIKPIPSKVLSSEIDSAKTGLNVGSSSSRIIQSVPPSNKKTTKRLAPVCSMVEQDGCDSRAENYIHSRNSTNGTVERRLHQKSFVDVVMDIMFKLLAWIYMLIPALSRLFKMNNGENSLENQHRPELGIQMSQGERLLQVKNDDLDPCWQRLQHLESVVNELLNKPTKIPPEKEDILLESMNRIKSIEYDLQKTKKALLATASKQVELAESLESLRESSIRATSSCWLRSSKSLSRGTTTPLT
- the LOC140013271 gene encoding phosphatidylinositol/phosphatidylcholine transfer protein SFH9-like isoform X2, with the translated sequence MPEIVLAREDDRAKRFDFETSEDEKRMTRIRSLKKKASKITHTLRKRTKRVAHCRFASITTEDFRDEKEEEAVNIFRQTLVDRDLLPACHDDYHTMLRFLRARKFDVDKTVQMWLDMLNWRKENGVDTIIKDFVYNEYEDVQRYYPHGYHGVDKQGRPVYIERLGKVEPSKLMGVTTTDRFLKYHIQGFERIFAEKFPACSISARRHIDSTTTILDVHGLNWMSFGKIAHDLVMRIQKIDGDNYPETLHQMFIVNAGSGFKLLWNTVKSFLDPRTTSKIHVLGNKFQSRLLEVIDASQLPDFLGGACSCVNEGGCLRSDRGPWNDPELMKLVFALHAKEATYLWKSTGLSDCDDIEIKPIPSKVLSSEIDSAKTGLNVGSSSSRIIQSVPPSNKTTKRLAPVCSMVEQDGCDSRAENYIHSRNSTNGTVERRLHQKSFVDVVMDIMFKLLAWIYMLIPALSRLFKMNNGENSLENQHRPELGIQMSQGERLLQVKNDDLDPCWQRLQHLESVVNELLNKPTKIPPEKEDILLESMNRIKSIEYDLQKTKKALLATASKQVELAESLESLRESSIRATSSCWLRSSKSLSRGTTTPLT